The Gemmatimonadales bacterium region CGGCGCGGCGCCTTCCTTGTGCTTGTGCGCGCCCTGGCCGCGGCAGGCGTAGTACGTGAGCCCCAGCACTGGCACGTACACCACGCCGAGCACCGGCCGGCCGTCCTCGACGAGCGCGATGTTCACGGTGAACTCGCCGTTGCGGCTGACGAACTCCTTGGTGCCGTCGAGCGGGTCCACGAGCCAGAAGCGCGTCCAGCGGGCGCGCGTTTCATAGTCCGCCGCCGCGAACTCCTCGGACAGCAACGGGATATCGGGCGTCAGGCGCTTGAGGCCGGCGGCGATGACCTCGTGCGCAGCGCGGTCGGCCGCCGTCAACGGCGAACCGTCGGCCTTCGCCGTGACCTCGACGCCGCGTTCCCCCTGTTCATAAACGTCGAGGATGCGCCGCCCGGCGTCGAGCGCGAGGGCGCGGATGGCGTCGAGATACTGGCAGGGATCGGTCATGTCGGGCTGTGTTTGCATCCATCGGCTCCGTAAACGGTAGCGCCGGCTCCCATGGCACTGGGCGCTACATCCCGGGTACCACTCTTCGTGTCAGGATCGCGCGCGCAGGATATCACGCACCATGTAGAGCGCCGCAATCGAGCGCGCCTCGGTGCATTCCTCGTGTT contains the following coding sequences:
- a CDS encoding inositol monophosphatase family protein — encoded protein: MQTQPDMTDPCQYLDAIRALALDAGRRILDVYEQGERGVEVTAKADGSPLTAADRAAHEVIAAGLKRLTPDIPLLSEEFAAADYETRARWTRFWLVDPLDGTKEFVSRNGEFTVNIALVEDGRPVLGVVYVPVLGLTYYACRGQGAHKHKEGAAPRAIRVRPKPQDKPMVVASRSHAGDHLAAFLARLGP